The Salvia miltiorrhiza cultivar Shanhuang (shh) chromosome 1, IMPLAD_Smil_shh, whole genome shotgun sequence genome has a window encoding:
- the LOC131022595 gene encoding putative axial regulator YABBY 2 isoform X2, with product MSMELTAEPVCYVNCNYCNTILAVNVPFGSMFTIVTVRCGHCSNLLPVNMGALLQSVHLQDFQKQQSLAAAGIDAATTRDNGSSSNRNRYASLQVDTEQPKMAPIRPPEKRQRVPSAYNRFIKEEIQRIKASNPEISHREAFSTAAKNWAHFPHIHFGLKMEGNKQAKLDHPVAGEATAQKSLGF from the exons ATGTCAATGGAATTGACCGCCGAGCCTGTTTGTTATGTTAACTGCAACTACTGCAACACCATTTTGGCg GTAAATGTTCCATTTGGGAGCATGTTCACTATTGTGACTGTGAGATGTGGGCATTGCTCAAATTTGCTTCCAGTCAATATGGGAGCTTTGCTTCAGTCTGTTCACCTCCAAGATTTCCAG AAACAACAATCCTTGGCGGCGGCCGGCATCGACGCCGCCACCACTAGAGACAACGGCTCGTCTTCAAATCGCAATAGATACGCTTCCCTTCAAGTTGACACTGAACAACCTAAGATGGCTCCAATACGCC CCCCGGAGAAAAGACAACGCGTTCCATCAGCGTACAATCGTTTCATAAA AGAGGAGATTCAGAGGATAAAAGCAAGCAATCCTGAGATTAGCCATCGTGAAGCCTTTAGCACAGCAGCGAAGAAC TGGGCACATTTTCCTCATATTCATTTCGGATTAAAGATGGAAGGCAACAAACAAGCAAAGCTGGATCATCCAGTTGCCGGAGAAGCCACGGCTCAAAAATCTCTTGGTTTTTAG
- the LOC131022595 gene encoding putative axial regulator YABBY 2 isoform X1, with the protein MSMELTAEPVCYVNCNYCNTILAVNVPFGSMFTIVTVRCGHCSNLLPVNMGALLQSVHLQDFQLQKQQSLAAAGIDAATTRDNGSSSNRNRYASLQVDTEQPKMAPIRPPEKRQRVPSAYNRFIKEEIQRIKASNPEISHREAFSTAAKNWAHFPHIHFGLKMEGNKQAKLDHPVAGEATAQKSLGF; encoded by the exons ATGTCAATGGAATTGACCGCCGAGCCTGTTTGTTATGTTAACTGCAACTACTGCAACACCATTTTGGCg GTAAATGTTCCATTTGGGAGCATGTTCACTATTGTGACTGTGAGATGTGGGCATTGCTCAAATTTGCTTCCAGTCAATATGGGAGCTTTGCTTCAGTCTGTTCACCTCCAAGATTTCCAG CTCCAGAAACAACAATCCTTGGCGGCGGCCGGCATCGACGCCGCCACCACTAGAGACAACGGCTCGTCTTCAAATCGCAATAGATACGCTTCCCTTCAAGTTGACACTGAACAACCTAAGATGGCTCCAATACGCC CCCCGGAGAAAAGACAACGCGTTCCATCAGCGTACAATCGTTTCATAAA AGAGGAGATTCAGAGGATAAAAGCAAGCAATCCTGAGATTAGCCATCGTGAAGCCTTTAGCACAGCAGCGAAGAAC TGGGCACATTTTCCTCATATTCATTTCGGATTAAAGATGGAAGGCAACAAACAAGCAAAGCTGGATCATCCAGTTGCCGGAGAAGCCACGGCTCAAAAATCTCTTGGTTTTTAG